AATATTCCTTTGGTGATGGCACATAGCGTCATCCCCACTTTGAGTTCGAGCGGTAGTAATCACTCCGTATTGCGCTTAGGTACCAAGCCATTAGGTGCGGTGCTGTTTGCTAAAACACGAATGCACTCCAAAGCGAAGCCACCACGAGACATAGCGCGCCTTAATAAAAGAAGTGCTTTATGGAAAAAATGTTCGCGGAATTACGTGGGCCTGAGCTCACCCTTGTGGGCACGTCGGACCCTATATCGCTTGAAGGGGCACCCCATTTTGGTCAATGAAATCTTCTTACCAGCACTACTAAATTACTCAGCCTTTTAAGAGATATTCAGTATCAAATCGAGAGCCACGCCAATGTGGCTTTAATCAGAGCTTCATCGCCAGGCTCAGTTATAAATACCTCACCAAACCCAATCGCTTCTGCTGCATTAGCGATATTGCGATGAGGACATAAGGCGCTAGCACTTTGTAGCCCCTCTAATTGATTGTTCGCAACTTGCCCCAAATAACGCACTGCTTCCGATGAAGTCAACAACCACAGCGATTTAGAAATATCCATCTCGCGTATGGCATGCCATGCTGGATTCTTTTCATCCAAAGGTACTCGAGTGTAGGTAGATATTGCCTCGACTATTGCACCCGCTTTTGTGAGCGTATCTGCCAACCAGTCACGGCCACCCTCACCCTTAAAGATAACAATCTTTTTTGTGGGCAAATTCCACTTCAAGCTTTGCAACTCTTGCCACAAACCTTCTGAATCCCATTGCTCATTGTTTTTTGGCACGACTACTGGGGTTGGGCTGAGCTCCAAGCCGATACCATGGTTCTTCAAGGCCATCGCGCTACTGCCGCCCATGACGCCAATGGGAATAATTTTCTTGGAGAAATCCTGCCAATCTCGCTCAAGTAAACGCATGACAGATTCAACCGCATTGGGGCTCACGAAGATTGCTAGATCAGCATCTTTTAATGCACTAGCAATGTGATCAGCGAGCTGCTCATCATCTTTAGGAACAATCGTGAGCAAAGGAAGAGACACTATGTCTGGAAGACTACGCTTCGTGATACCACTTTTTTCAATAGTCTGCGATAGCAATTCAATTAACTGACGAGCCTGACCACTGGGTCTCGTGATAACAATAGTTTTAGTGCTCATCGTTATTGTTGCTAAATTTTACTTAGTAATCTTTGGAATCAAATCTGCTGCACCTTGTGCAAGTAAATCTTTTGCAACCGCAAGGCCTAGGGCTTCTGCATCATCGACTGATTGCACTTTGGCATTGCCATTAGCTAAGCAAATAGCTTTACCATCAACGCTTGCTACGAAAGAGCGTATTTGCATTTGACCCTGATCCCATAAAGCATAAGCCGCTAGAGGCACTTCACAGGAGCCTCCCAACTGACGAGAGACCATACGCTCCGCTGAAACCGCATACAGGGTCGGTAAGTCATTCAGGGGCGCTAGCCACTGCTTGATATTGGGATGCTTGCTCAAAGTTTCGATACCAAGTGCGCCTTGCCCTGCAGCTGGTGTGTAGGGATCATATGGAAGGTAGGCGCGAATGCGACTTGCTAAACCCAAACGCTTTAATCCAGCGGCGGCCAAAATAATGGCTTGGTATTCACCGCGATCTAACTTACTCATACGGGTATCTAAGTTGCCACGCAGAGCTTGAATTTCTAAATGAGGAAATTTTGCGCGTAGGACAGACTCGCGTCGTAAGCTTGAGGTGCCGACGATTGCCCCTTTAGGAAGATCTTCTAAGCTCGCATAATCATTTGAGACGAAAGCGTCACGCGCATCTTCTCTGGCCATCACACAGGCAAGATCAAAGCCTTCGGGCATGACCATCGGTACATCCTTGAGAGAGTGCACCGCCAAATCTGCCCGCCCGTCTTCAAGGGCAGTTTCTAATTCTTTAACAAAAAGACCTTTGCCACCTACTTTGGAGAGGGCGCGATCTAATATTTGGTCACCCCGGGTGGTCATGCCCAGAATCTGCACATCACACCCTGGATAGAGCTTTTTAAGGCATGCCTGCACATGTTCGGCCTGCCACATGGCCAAGCGACTTTCGCGGGAAGCAATAACTAAGCGCTTTGGGGCTTCCAGAGTGGCGGATGTAGATGAAGAATTCAGGGTTTGGGACATAACATTTAAAATAATCAAAGACCTACACCAATATACTGTGTTTATGAGCTCATCCAAAAATTCCCTAGCCAACAAAGCCCAAGCTTGGTCGGCCCGTTTTAACGAACCCGTTGACGAACTCGTTCAGCGTTATACAGCCTCTATCGGCTTTGATCAACGCTTTGCCTTAGTCGATATCGCCGGCTCCCTCGCCCACGCCCAAATGCTGGCAGCCCAAAAGATCATCAGTGCCCAAGATTTAGCTGGCATTCAAAAAGGAATGGCTCAGATCAAGAGCGAAATCGAGGCAGGTGAATTTAACTGGCAGTTAGCGCTGGAAGATGTGCACCTCAATATCGAAGCACGCCTCACCGAGCTCGTTGGTGATGCTGGCAAACGTTTGCATACTGGACGCTCAAGAAACGATCAAGTAGCAACTGATTTACGTTTATGGTTGCGTGGCAGTGTGGATGAAATTGCAGCCACCCTTAAAACTTTACGTACCGCTTTATTAGATCTTGCAGAAAAACATGCTGGCACGATCATGCCTGGTCACACACATTTGCAAGTAGCGCAACCGATTACCTTCGGCCACCACTTGATGGCTTATTACGAAATGTTTAGTCGTGACTCAAGTCGTCTTGCTGATTTGCGTGCACGTTTTAATCGCTTACCTTTAGGTGCTGCTGCTTTAGCTGGCACTACCTATCCAATTGATCGCGAGCAAGTAGCTAAGACTCTAGGTTTTAATGGTATTTGTAATAACTCTTTAGATGCTGTGTCTGATCGCGACTTTGCGATTGAATTCTGCGCCTTTGCATCGATCTTGATGATGCATGTCTCACGCCTGTCTGAAGAGCTCGTACTCTGGCTCAGCCCACGCTTTGGCTTTATTGATTTGCCTGACCGCTTCTGCACCGGTAGCTCGATCATGCCGCAAAAGAAGAACCCTGATGTTCCAGAATTGGCACGCGGTAAAACAGGTCGCGTCTATGGGGACTTAATATCTTTATTGACACTTATGAAGAGTCAGCCTCTTGCCTACAACAAAGATAACCAGGAAGATAAAGAGCCTTTGTTCGATGCTGTCGATACCGTGCAAGATACCTTGCGTATCTTTGCTGACATGGTTCCACATATTGAAGTCAAAGCTGATGTTATGAGAGCTGCTGCCGAAGAAGGCTTTGCTACCGCTACTGATTTAGCCGACTACCTAGTAAAAAAAGGCTTGGCATTCCGTGATGCACACGAAGCGGTTGCCCATGCCGTCAAAGCCTGTGTTGGCAGAAACTGCATGCTGACCGATTTAAGCTTATCTGAGTTGCGTTTTGCATGCGGTTTAGATAATCGCCCAGAACTGATTGGTGATGATGTATTTGCACTACTCACGGTTGATGGCTCTGTGCAGTCTCGCCAGCACGCTGGTGGTACAGCACCCTCACAAGTAATCGCTGCAATCAAACGGGGTCGTACAGATCTCTAGATCACATGGGGTTTTGGTCTAAGCTCTCTGCGGGCATCGATCGCATTAATCAACTGCTAGGCAAAGCCGCTAGCATCATGATCTTGCTATCCTGCGTAGTATCTGCCGTCAACGCCCTGCTTCGCTATGGATTCGATATCAGCAACAACTGGCCATTAGAGCTACAGTGGTATCTCTTTAGCGCAGCAGTCATGTTGGGTGCCTCATACACCCTCAAGCGCAATGAACATGTCCGCGTCGATCTAATTTATTCCCAACTATCCGATCGTGGTCGTCTTTGGGTAGACCTTTTTGGATTGCTTTGTTTTTTAATGCCAGCCTGTTTGCTGTTTACCTGGCTATCCTGGACTACGCTCTTTTATCCATCCTGGTTAGTCATGGAACATTCGATGAATTCTGGTGGTCTAGCGCGTTATCCGATTAAATTTGTTGTGCCCTTTGGATTCTTCATGTTGAGCTTACAAGGCTTATCAGAAATCATCAAACGAATCGGGGCACTCAAAGGTGAGATTGTCTTGCCAGCCGAAGACCTTCATTACGAAAAGCCTATGCAATGATTCCATTGGAGTGGATGCCCCCCTTCATGTTTGGCGGCCTCATCATCTTTATGTTGATAGGCTTTCCAGTAGCTTTCTCCTTAATGGCGGCGGGCCTGTTTTTTTCCGTGATCGCAATGAGCGAAGGCTTTTTTGGCATGGCTTTTTTGCAAGCTATTCCTCAGCGCATCTTCGGTAGCGTACTAGCGAATGATCTTCTCTTGGCTATTCCCTTCTTTACCTTTATGGGCGCGATTCTAGAGCGCTGTGGCCTTGCAGAAGAAATGCTGGACTCGATGGGCCAACTCTTTGGCCGTGTGCGCGGTGGCTTAGGTTATTCCGTCATCATTGTTGGCTTCATTCTCGGGGCAATCACTGGCACTGTAGCAGCTCAGGTGATCGCTATGGCGATGATCTCCCTGCCGGTAATGATGCGTTATGGTTACAACATGCGCTACGCCACAGGCGTTCTAGCAGCATCCGGAACAATTACCCAATTAGTCCCACCCTCATTAGTTCTGATTGTCTTAGCGGATCAACTCAAAACTCAAAGTGGTAGCGCAGATGTGGGCAGCATGTATCTTGGTGCTTGGGGTCCATCGCTTTTGCAGATTGCCTTATTTGCGCTCTACACCTTCTTCTTGGCGCGTATTCGTCCGAATGATTTACCACCCGTTCCAGAGAGTGCTCTGACCCTCAAGGGCTGGACTCTTTGGAAAAAATGCCTAATGGGCATTATTCCTTCGGCAGTATTGATCTTCCTGGTTCTTGGCACCATCATGACCGGTATTGCCACCCCTACTGAATCCGGTGCGATGGGTGCGATGGGCGCACTGCTGCTAGCTTGGTTAAGAAGGGCCAGCATCCCCAACCTCAAAGGGCTTGTTCAAGAGGCTTATCAAAACACCATGCGCATTACTGCAATGGTGGTCTTTATTTTAATTGGCTCTACTTGCTTTTCAGTCGTGTTTCAGGGAGTAGATGGCGGCCATTGGGTTGAAGAACTCTTCTCTAGCCTGCCTGGTGGTTGGGTAGGATTTTTGATTGTCGTCAACCTCTTCGTCTTTTTCTTGGCATTCTTCTTAGACTTCTTTGAAATCGCCTTCATCGTAGTGCCTATGCTGGCACCAGTAGCAGTCAAATTACTCTCGCCTGTATTGCTTGACTCTATGAACGGCAATCCGCAAGCAGCCGCCAGTGCAGCGCTTGTTTGGTTTGGAGTGATGCTATGTGTGAATATGCAAACTTCATTTATGCATCCCCCTTTTGGCTTCGCCCTCTTTTATCTCAGAGGTGTAGCTCCCAAAGAAGTAAAGAGTAGCGATATCTATTGGGGCGCTTTACCTTGGGTAGGCTTGCAGCTCATCATGGTGGTGCTTGTAATGGCTTTCCCAGCACTGGTAACTACCTTTTTGGATAAACCCGCTGCAGTCATTCAGAGTCAGGATTTCAACTTCACTGGCGAAGAAAATAAATCAGATGCACCGGCAAATAAAGTAGATGAAGATGCGCCAGTGACTTTCCAATTGGATAAGCCGGTCAAATAAAAAACCCCGTTAATACGGGGCTTCTAATTCTGCAAACCGTTAAAGCGTAATGTCATGTTCTTGTCTGACGCAATCCACGTAGTATTCGCTACGACCATCCACATCAGCCTTCACAAGTCCATGAATATCGGTCTCAAAACCTGGGAACTTTGCATTAAAGTCCCTAGCGAAATAAAGGTAGTCGACGATCCGTTTATTAAAGCGCTCACCGGGAATCAAAAGTGGAATACCTGGAGGGTATGGGGTAACCAACATTGCAGTAACACGGCCATCCAATTGATCTAGAGGCACGCGATCAACTTCTTTGTGCGCCATCTTTGCCCATGCTTCTGAAGGCATCATGGCGGGCTCCATATCTGAGGTATACATCTCAGTTGTCATGCGAGCTACGTTACGACTCTTATAAAACTCATGAATTTGCTGGCAAATATCCTTTAAACCAACGCGCTCATAGCGTGGGTGCTTTGCCACAAACTCAGGCAACACTTTCCACAGCGGAGCATTTTTATCAAAGTGATCTTTGAACTGTTGTAACTCGGTTACAAGCGTATTCCAGCGACCTTTGGTGATGCCGATCGTAAACATGATAAAGAAAGAATATAGTCCGCACTTCTCAACAATCACGCCATGCTCTGCAAGGTATTTCGTTACGATACTTGCAGGAATACCCATCGATCCAAAGTTGCCCTCGATATCTAAGCCTGGTGTCACAACAGTCGCTTTAATCGGATCAAGCATGTTGAAGTCTTTAGCGAGCTTGCCAAAGTCATGCCAGTTTGCATTCGGCTCTAGCACCCAATCAGAGCGCTCGCCAATGCCCTCTTCTGCTAAATGATCTGGACCCCAGACCTTGAACCACCAGTCCGCACCAAACTTATCGTCAACCTCACGCATGGCGCGACGGAAATCCATTGCTTCAGCAATCGACTCCTCAACCAAAGTGGTACCACCAGGAGATTCCATCATTGCTGCTGACACGTCACAAGACGCAATGATTGCGTACTGTGGACTGGTCGAGGTATGCATCAAGTACGCCTCATTAAAGCAGTCGCGATCTAGCTTCGTATCCTCAGCATCTTGCACCAGAACTTGTGAAGCTTGTGATAAACCAGCCAATAACTTATGAGTTGATTGAGTTGCAAACATCAAACTCTTTTTGGTGCGCTTACGATCAGAACCAATCGCATGCATATCTTTATAGAAAGGATGGAAAGCGGCATGGGGCAACCAAGCTTCGTCAAAGTGCAACGAGTCCACTTTGCCATCGAGCATCTCTTTAATCATCTCGACGTTGTACACGATGCCATCATAAGTACTTTGCGTCAGCGTCATCACACGTGGCACAACATCCTTATTCTTAATAAATGGATTGGCATCAATCTTCTTCTTGATATTTTTCCACTCAAATTCTTCTTTGGGAATCGGACCAATAATGCCAAGGTGATTACGGGTGGGCATCAAGAAAATTGGGATTGCGCCCATCATGGTGATGGAATGAATCACTGATTTATGGCAGTTACGATCAACCAGAACAACATCTCCCGGGGCAACTGTTGAGTGCCACACAATTTTGTTAGAAGTAGATGTGCCATTGGTCACAAAGAACAAATGATCGGCATTGAAGATGCGGGCAGCATTGCGCTCACTCTGCAGCACCGGGCCAGTATGATCTAGTAGCTGACCCAATTCTTCTACGGCATTGCAAACGTCTGCGCGTAGCATATTCTCGCCGAAGAACTGATGAAACATACGACCGACTGGACTCTTTAAGAAAGCTACGCCACCGGAGTGACCCGGACAATGCCAAGAGTAAGAGCCTTCAGAAGCGTAATTAGTTAATGCGCGGAAGAATGGTGGTGCTAAAGAATCGAGATAGACCTTAGCTTCACGAATAATGTGACGCGCTACGAATTCTGGGGTATCTTCATTCATATGAATAAAGCCATGCAACTCACGCAAGATATCGTTTGGCATATGACGTGAGGTACGAGTCTCACCATATAAGAAGATTGGAATATCTTCATTGCGTTTGCGCACTTCAGTAATAAATGCGCGCAAATTATTTAATGCTGGTAAATCATGATCTTCAGAGTCAGAGACAAACTCTTCGTCATCAATTGACACAATAAAAGAGGAAGCGCGAGATGCCTGCTGAGCAAAAGAAGTCAGGTCTCCATAGCTGGTGAGGCCAATAACTTCCATACCTTCATTCTCAATAGCCTCTGCTAGGTCGCGAATACCTGAACCCGAAATATTTTCGGAACGGAAATCCTCATCAATGATGATGATTGGGAAACGAAATTTCATAAATACTCCCCTGCTGTTTTGTCCGATGAATTCGGAACCCACTTCTCAAAATTGGCTAGATCAATGACTCGGCCACCATCCGGTAAAACCGTGACTATATCGACAAATGTCGCATTTTGCTGCACATCTCTAGGTAAGTAAACATGGCGCGCATAGACTTGGTTTGCTAAGCTCTCGTGATAGCCCGTAAAAGTAATAAGCAAATGCCAATGGCTGCGCATAACACCGCCACCCAAATACTCATTTAAAGGGCTAGATTCATCCACACTATGCATTGCTGTCCAGGTCAAAGAAAATACTGGACTCTCAGATCGATGCAAAGGAAGTTCCACAGAACGACGATAGCGCTCACCCTCAGAGGTCATGCTCTCTGCAATCAACCACAGACGTAACTGCGCCTCCACAATATGGGAGCTGCGGTCATTGGCAACCCGAAACTTGAGTGTCTTCACGCCATCGTGATTACCCACTACCGCCACCTTGGTAAAACGCACTCCTGCAGTAGGTCTCGTAAAGCGTGCAAACGCCAAACCAGTAGTCAGCGCCGAATACACAATGCCAAAGAAAGCCTCAAAGGTGACAATTGAGTTAGGCCAGTGTCCTACTGGAGTCATTTGACCATAACCAATGGTTGCCATGGTTTGTACGCTGAAGTAAAAAACATCAATCAGAGATCCGGCCTTGGTGTTTGTGATGGCCCCAGGGCCACAAGTCAAGTAAGCTAACGCAAATAAAAGATTGGTTCCTAGATACACACAAATAACCAATAGCAGAAACTTGGACCAACTTGTGCCCAATAGCCAATGGTAGAAGTTGTTCTCAGGACGGGCTACCGCTGAGCGCGTCAGCGTAGCGCGATATTCATCAAGGTTAATCCGCTCGGGGCGGCGACCAAGGTGAAATTTTTCCACTACCGTGTGTAGATTAGGTCTTTGGCAGGGTCACGCCCCGCTGACCTTGATATTTACCACCGCGATCTTTATAAGAAGTGCCACACACTTCATCGCTCTCAAAGAAGAGTACTTGTGCACAACCCTCGCCTGCATAAATTTTTGCAGGCAATGGGGTGGTATTAGAAAACTCTAATGTGACATAACCCTCCCACTCCGGCTCGAATGGGGTGACGTTCACAATAATTCCGCAACGTGCATATGTACTCTTACCAACGCAAACGGTTAATACGCTACGGGGAATCTTGAAATACTCCACCGTTCTTGCCAAAGCAAATGAATTTGGTGGAATGATGCAGACATCACCCTTGAAATCTACGAATGATTGTTCATCGAAATTCTTAGGGTCAACAATCGTGCTATTGATATTGGTAAAGATCTTAAATTCGTCTGCACAACGAATGTCATAGCCATAACTTGATGTGCCATAACTAACGATTTTGTTGCCTGCTGCGTCTTGGCGGATTTGCCCAGGCTCAAATGGGCTGATCATGCCTTGTTCGCCCATGCGGCGGATCCAGTGGTCAGATTTAATAGTCATGGCCGAATTGTAAAACCTTCGCCCTCACCTGCCCACGAATTTATTGGGTTTTTTGGTTAAAAACCACCCGCTCAGGGGCGTTGTAGATCTCGAAGTGTTTGCCCGAGCAGCGAGATAAGATAGTGAGATTGGTCTTGCGGGCTAGCTCCAAGCCCATGAGGGTGACACCCGAGCGCGTGAGCAAGAAAGGAACACCCATCTGAGCGCCTTTAATCACCATTTCTGAAGTGAGGCGCCCCGTGGTAAAGAAGATCAAATCTTTGCCGGGTTTATTTGCCAGCCACATCAATCCGGAAATTGAGTCGACCGCATTATGGCGACCAACGTCCTCAATGAAGTACAAAAGTTTGACACCACCTTCTGGAGTGCGCTCGAAGACTGCGCAGGCGTGGACTGAGCCAGACTTCTTGTAGATCGTGTCATGGACTCGGATGTCATCCACTAAAGCAATAATTGACTCTTGGGATAACTGGGGTCCATCAGGCAGGCGAATCTCCGACATTTCCTCCATCAGGCCACCAAACATGGTGCCTTGACCACAGCCTGTGGTCACAACCCGCTTACTGGTGAGAGCGTCAATATCTACCGTGCTTCGACGAGTCTTAACGGCGGCTGAATCCGTCTCCCAATCCACCTGAATACTCTCAATATCGTCGGGTGACTCGACTAGGCGTTGGTTACGCAAATAACCTAAGACCAGAGCCTCTGGAGCACTGCCTAGGGTCATTAAGGTAACTACCTCCCGCTTGTCTAAGTAGATTGTCAGTGGGCGCTCCCCTGGGATATGAGCCAGCTTAGTACGACCTGCTTCATCTAATATCTTCACCTCATGCACTAAGGGCACGGAGGCATTTGACATCTGAATGTTCGGTTTTGCTGCCACCACTGACATGAAGCGCCTTCTAAATGGGGTTTAAACTCAATTTTATCGAGACTAATCGGGGTTTTACTTTAACCGCAGACTAAAATTACTGCTCGAGCCCGCATAATTGCGGATTAAACCTTAATTTAACCCTGTCATTCCTGATTGAAGACCGCTTCACATGAGTAGCTCCCAGCGTCGCCTCCTAGTCACCTCTGCTCTACCGTATGCCAATGGTCAGATCCATATTGGTCATTTGGTGGAATACGTACAGACTGATATTTGGGTTCGCTTTCAACGCATGCGTGGTCACGAAGTTCATTACGTAGGTGCCGATGACACTCACGGCACTCCCATCATGCTACGTGCTGAAAAAGAAGGTCTTACACCAAAAGAACTCATCGCCACTGTATGGAAAGAGCATAAGCGTGACTTTGATAACTTTCTTATTTCATTCGACAACTACTACACCACCGATAGCCCTGAGAATGAAAAGTTAGCACAAAGTATTTATATCAAGCTACGCGATGCTGGTTTGATTGAAAAGCGTGCGATTGAGCAAGCTTATGATCCCGTTAAAGAAATGTTTCTACCTGATCGCTTCATTAAGGGTGAGTGCCCAAAGTGTGGCGCCAAAGATCAATATGGCGATAACTGCGAAAAATGTGGCGCAACTTATTCACCAACCGATTTGAAGAATCCCTTCTCCGTCGTGAGCGGTGCAACACCGATAAAAAAGATTTCTGACCACTACTTCTTTAAGTTGTCTGATCCACGCTGCGAAGCATTTTTGCGCGAGTGGACTCAAGTCAAAACGCCTTTACAGCCGGAAGCTCGCAATAAGATGAAAGAGTGGGTTGGCGAGCCTGGCGAGAGCAAACTAGGTGACTGGGACATCTCCCGCGATGCCCCGTATTTCGGCTTTGAGATCCCTGATGCACCAGGTAAATACTTCTATGTATGGCTTGATGCCCCTATTGGCTATTACGCCAGCTTCCTCAACTACTGTCAGGCTAAGGGCCTGAATTTTGATGAGTGGGTAAAGCCCGATACTACTACTGAGCAATACCATTTTATTGGTAAAGATATTCTGTATTTCCACACTCTATTTTGGCCTGCCACT
Above is a genomic segment from Polynucleobacter wuianus containing:
- a CDS encoding chorismate--pyruvate lyase family protein; protein product: MTHRNRLRSAWNRVGSGEIHRAPRKWQPWLSDTGSLTQKIEKVIGQKLQVQVLRDCPQTLNSDESRYFHFKIRRCRVREVLLCANNIPLVMAHSVIPTLSSSGSNHSVLRLGTKPLGAVLFAKTRMHSKAKPPRDIARLNKRSALWKKCSRNYVGLSSPLWARRTLYRLKGHPILVNEIFLPALLNYSAF
- a CDS encoding uroporphyrinogen-III synthase, which produces MSTKTIVITRPSGQARQLIELLSQTIEKSGITKRSLPDIVSLPLLTIVPKDDEQLADHIASALKDADLAIFVSPNAVESVMRLLERDWQDFSKKIIPIGVMGGSSAMALKNHGIGLELSPTPVVVPKNNEQWDSEGLWQELQSLKWNLPTKKIVIFKGEGGRDWLADTLTKAGAIVEAISTYTRVPLDEKNPAWHAIREMDISKSLWLLTSSEAVRYLGQVANNQLEGLQSASALCPHRNIANAAEAIGFGEVFITEPGDEALIKATLAWLSI
- the hemC gene encoding hydroxymethylbilane synthase, whose translation is MNSSSTSATLEAPKRLVIASRESRLAMWQAEHVQACLKKLYPGCDVQILGMTTRGDQILDRALSKVGGKGLFVKELETALEDGRADLAVHSLKDVPMVMPEGFDLACVMAREDARDAFVSNDYASLEDLPKGAIVGTSSLRRESVLRAKFPHLEIQALRGNLDTRMSKLDRGEYQAIILAAAGLKRLGLASRIRAYLPYDPYTPAAGQGALGIETLSKHPNIKQWLAPLNDLPTLYAVSAERMVSRQLGGSCEVPLAAYALWDQGQMQIRSFVASVDGKAICLANGNAKVQSVDDAEALGLAVAKDLLAQGAADLIPKITK
- the argH gene encoding argininosuccinate lyase, with the protein product MSSSKNSLANKAQAWSARFNEPVDELVQRYTASIGFDQRFALVDIAGSLAHAQMLAAQKIISAQDLAGIQKGMAQIKSEIEAGEFNWQLALEDVHLNIEARLTELVGDAGKRLHTGRSRNDQVATDLRLWLRGSVDEIAATLKTLRTALLDLAEKHAGTIMPGHTHLQVAQPITFGHHLMAYYEMFSRDSSRLADLRARFNRLPLGAAALAGTTYPIDREQVAKTLGFNGICNNSLDAVSDRDFAIEFCAFASILMMHVSRLSEELVLWLSPRFGFIDLPDRFCTGSSIMPQKKNPDVPELARGKTGRVYGDLISLLTLMKSQPLAYNKDNQEDKEPLFDAVDTVQDTLRIFADMVPHIEVKADVMRAAAEEGFATATDLADYLVKKGLAFRDAHEAVAHAVKACVGRNCMLTDLSLSELRFACGLDNRPELIGDDVFALLTVDGSVQSRQHAGGTAPSQVIAAIKRGRTDL
- a CDS encoding TRAP transporter small permease subunit, translated to MGFWSKLSAGIDRINQLLGKAASIMILLSCVVSAVNALLRYGFDISNNWPLELQWYLFSAAVMLGASYTLKRNEHVRVDLIYSQLSDRGRLWVDLFGLLCFLMPACLLFTWLSWTTLFYPSWLVMEHSMNSGGLARYPIKFVVPFGFFMLSLQGLSEIIKRIGALKGEIVLPAEDLHYEKPMQ
- a CDS encoding TRAP transporter large permease yields the protein MIPLEWMPPFMFGGLIIFMLIGFPVAFSLMAAGLFFSVIAMSEGFFGMAFLQAIPQRIFGSVLANDLLLAIPFFTFMGAILERCGLAEEMLDSMGQLFGRVRGGLGYSVIIVGFILGAITGTVAAQVIAMAMISLPVMMRYGYNMRYATGVLAASGTITQLVPPSLVLIVLADQLKTQSGSADVGSMYLGAWGPSLLQIALFALYTFFLARIRPNDLPPVPESALTLKGWTLWKKCLMGIIPSAVLIFLVLGTIMTGIATPTESGAMGAMGALLLAWLRRASIPNLKGLVQEAYQNTMRITAMVVFILIGSTCFSVVFQGVDGGHWVEELFSSLPGGWVGFLIVVNLFVFFLAFFLDFFEIAFIVVPMLAPVAVKLLSPVLLDSMNGNPQAAASAALVWFGVMLCVNMQTSFMHPPFGFALFYLRGVAPKEVKSSDIYWGALPWVGLQLIMVVLVMAFPALVTTFLDKPAAVIQSQDFNFTGEENKSDAPANKVDEDAPVTFQLDKPVK
- a CDS encoding arginine/lysine/ornithine decarboxylase translates to MKFRFPIIIIDEDFRSENISGSGIRDLAEAIENEGMEVIGLTSYGDLTSFAQQASRASSFIVSIDDEEFVSDSEDHDLPALNNLRAFITEVRKRNEDIPIFLYGETRTSRHMPNDILRELHGFIHMNEDTPEFVARHIIREAKVYLDSLAPPFFRALTNYASEGSYSWHCPGHSGGVAFLKSPVGRMFHQFFGENMLRADVCNAVEELGQLLDHTGPVLQSERNAARIFNADHLFFVTNGTSTSNKIVWHSTVAPGDVVLVDRNCHKSVIHSITMMGAIPIFLMPTRNHLGIIGPIPKEEFEWKNIKKKIDANPFIKNKDVVPRVMTLTQSTYDGIVYNVEMIKEMLDGKVDSLHFDEAWLPHAAFHPFYKDMHAIGSDRKRTKKSLMFATQSTHKLLAGLSQASQVLVQDAEDTKLDRDCFNEAYLMHTSTSPQYAIIASCDVSAAMMESPGGTTLVEESIAEAMDFRRAMREVDDKFGADWWFKVWGPDHLAEEGIGERSDWVLEPNANWHDFGKLAKDFNMLDPIKATVVTPGLDIEGNFGSMGIPASIVTKYLAEHGVIVEKCGLYSFFIMFTIGITKGRWNTLVTELQQFKDHFDKNAPLWKVLPEFVAKHPRYERVGLKDICQQIHEFYKSRNVARMTTEMYTSDMEPAMMPSEAWAKMAHKEVDRVPLDQLDGRVTAMLVTPYPPGIPLLIPGERFNKRIVDYLYFARDFNAKFPGFETDIHGLVKADVDGRSEYYVDCVRQEHDITL
- a CDS encoding ion channel, whose amino-acid sequence is MEKFHLGRRPERINLDEYRATLTRSAVARPENNFYHWLLGTSWSKFLLLVICVYLGTNLLFALAYLTCGPGAITNTKAGSLIDVFYFSVQTMATIGYGQMTPVGHWPNSIVTFEAFFGIVYSALTTGLAFARFTRPTAGVRFTKVAVVGNHDGVKTLKFRVANDRSSHIVEAQLRLWLIAESMTSEGERYRRSVELPLHRSESPVFSLTWTAMHSVDESSPLNEYLGGGVMRSHWHLLITFTGYHESLANQVYARHVYLPRDVQQNATFVDIVTVLPDGGRVIDLANFEKWVPNSSDKTAGEYL
- the dcd gene encoding dCTP deaminase, which produces MTIKSDHWIRRMGEQGMISPFEPGQIRQDAAGNKIVSYGTSSYGYDIRCADEFKIFTNINSTIVDPKNFDEQSFVDFKGDVCIIPPNSFALARTVEYFKIPRSVLTVCVGKSTYARCGIIVNVTPFEPEWEGYVTLEFSNTTPLPAKIYAGEGCAQVLFFESDEVCGTSYKDRGGKYQGQRGVTLPKT
- a CDS encoding formate dehydrogenase accessory sulfurtransferase FdhD, with the protein product MSVVAAKPNIQMSNASVPLVHEVKILDEAGRTKLAHIPGERPLTIYLDKREVVTLMTLGSAPEALVLGYLRNQRLVESPDDIESIQVDWETDSAAVKTRRSTVDIDALTSKRVVTTGCGQGTMFGGLMEEMSEIRLPDGPQLSQESIIALVDDIRVHDTIYKKSGSVHACAVFERTPEGGVKLLYFIEDVGRHNAVDSISGLMWLANKPGKDLIFFTTGRLTSEMVIKGAQMGVPFLLTRSGVTLMGLELARKTNLTILSRCSGKHFEIYNAPERVVFNQKTQ